The Amycolatopsis endophytica genome includes the window GGTCCCTCTACCAGCGGCCGTGGACCGCCGAGCACTTCGCCGAGCCGCACGTGTCCACTCAGGACGGTGACTTCGACCTGCGGCGCGCCTACTACCACCACGACAGCCGCACACTGCTGCTCACCGCGCGCCCGCGCGACGGGCAGCGCGGCGACATCTCGCTGACCATCGCCAACGCACCGTCCCGGCCGTGGACGCTCCGGTTCGACGGGGTCGTCGTCGCCGACAGCGACAATCCGGATCGCGTTGCCGTGGCAGGACGAACGCTGTGCATCACCACGGCGCTGGACGCCGAGACGACACTCACCCTGCACTGGTCGTGACCAAGGAGAACGCCGACATGTCTTCCAGCCGCGCCCGCGTCGGCGGGCATTTCGACCTCACCGACCACCTGGGCGCGCGGGTCACGCCCGGCACCTACCGCGGCCGGTTCATGCTCGTCTTCTTCGGCTTCACCCACTGCGGGCAGATCTGCCCCGCGGTGCTGGGCCGCAACAGCCGCGCACTCGAATTGCTGGGGCCGGACGCCGACGAAATCCAGCCGCTGTACATCACCGTGGACCCCGACCGCGATTCGCCCGAGGTGCTGGCCGCGTACCTGCGCGACCGGCACCCCCGCTACACCGGGCTCACCGGCACCACGGCGGAAATCGAGGCGGCCGAGCGCGCGTACCACGTCTTCGCCCGCCGGGCGGACGAACTCGACGACTACCGCGTGCCGCACACCTCGTTCACCTTCCTCATGGATCCCGGCGGCGACTACGTGAGCCACTACGCGGAGACCCGCACGGCGGACGAACTCGCCGGCGCTCTCGCCCGCGAGATCGACCGTTACCGCGGGGGCGGCGTCAGGACGGCAACCGCCGCAGACGGGAGAAGCTGAACAGCGTCACGGCGACACAGGCGAGCACGCACGCGGCCATCAACAGCGGCACGTTCCCCAGCGGGGTGGCCGCGAGGAGGACGCCCGCGATCGGGTACGGGACCTGCACGAGGAGCACCACCGCGGAGACCGTGACCCCGAACTCGGCCACCGGGATCACCCGCGCCCGCGCGATGCGCAGGAAACAGGCGAACGCGCCCTCGGCGCCGAGGAACACACACGTCCACACCAGGAACGGCGCGAAGCCCGGTGACAGGCCAGCCGCCACCGCCCCCGCGCACGCCAGCAACCCGCTGACCAGCCCGACCCGGACGATGTCCAGCCGTGCGGCGAGCCGGGTCATCACGAGGATCACCGCGAGCGAGGCGGCGGCGCCCGCGGTGCGCACGATGCTCGACGACGAGGCGGTCAGGCCGAACCGGTCCTCCACGTAGGCGGGCGTCATGCCCAGGATCAGCCCGGCCAGCAGGTTGAACGCCGCGGTGGACAGGACGATGTGGACGAGCGCCGGATTGCGCCGGACACCGCGCACCCCGGCGGTCAGCTCCTCCCACGCGGACCGCCGCGACCGCGGGCCGGACTCCTGCTCCGGCAGCCTGCGGCACAACACCATGCTGATCAGCACCAGGACCAGCATCGCGGCCAGCGTCCACACCGGGCCCCACACGACGAGGACCCCGGCGACGAACGGTCCGGCGACCATCGCCGTCTGGTCGATCCCGGCCTGCACCGACTGGGTCCAGGCGATCGGCTTGGAGCCGTTGATCTGCACCCCGAGCTTTTCCACCGCGATGTAGGAGGCCTGGCCGAACGCCCCGATGGCGAGTGCGAGGAGCACGAGGACCAGCCACGCGGCGGGCACGAGCAGCACACCGGCGAGCGCGCCGAGCAGCAGCATCACCCGCGCGATCTCGGCGATCACCAGACACCGGCGCGCGCCGTAGCGGTCCACCAGGGGTCCGGCGGCGGGGATTCCGGCCAGCCGCGGCAGCCACTCCAGCGCCAGTGTCAGACCGGACCAGGCCAGGCTCTGGGTGGCGCTGTAGATCAGCAGCGGGATCGCGAAGGTGAGCGTCTCGGTGGCGAGGCGGTTGGCCGCGCGCGCCACCACGGACACGTACAGCGTGCGGGGCGAGTCCGCCCCGGGCGCGGCGACGGGCGCCGTGAGCGCCGGGTCAGCCGACAACTCTGATCGTCTCCTCGAGCTTCCGCCGCAACGCCACGGCCTCGTCGTAGGAGCCGGCTTCGAACATCACGTGGGCGATCCGCGACCGCATGTCCGGCCGGTCCGGGATCGGCTGACCGGCCGGGATGTCGATCCCGCCACGCCGCACGCCGGGGAGGGCGAGTGCCTCGTCCCAGCCCTCCAGCGCGCGGTAGGTGGCGCCGAAGCGCGCCGGATCGATGACGTAGTGGATCCCGGCCGCCGACGCCGTGGGGGTGCCCGGGGCGGGGACCTCGACGCCCGCGGCCGTCGCGATCGCCGCCTGCGCCAGGGACAGCCCGGTGACGGTTTCGACCATCGCCGCGATCTGGTCGCCGCCCATCCGGCCCGCGATCTCGACCAGCGTCGGTCCTTCCGCGGTCAGGCGGTACTCGGCGTGGAAGGGGCCGGTCGTCAGGCCGAGCGCCCGGGTGACCTGATCGAGGTAAGCGGTGACGTCCTCGTGGCCGGGGACCTGCGCGGCCGGGCGGACGATGTGGCCCTGCTGCTGGAAGTGCGGTTCGCGGCCCAGCCACTTCTCCGTGATGGCCAGTACCGTGGCCCGCCCCCGTTCGACGTACCCTTCGGCGGAGAACTCCTTGCCCCGCAGGTACTGCTCGACCACCACGGTGGCGCCGGGAAGCCTGTCGCCCATCGGCACCGTCTCGCCGATGATGTCCGCGTAACCCGCGACCAGGTCGTCGCGGCCGTCGGCCCGCCGGACGCCGATCGTGCCCAGCATCCCGACCGGCTTGATGACGCAGGGGAAGCCCACGACCTCACCCGCGTCGGCGGCCTCCCGCGACGAGGAGGCCACGACGAACGCCGGGGCCCGCACACCCGCCTCGTGCAGCCGCGCCCGCATCTCGGACTTCTCGCGCACCACCAGCGCGTCGGCCGGGTCGATCCCCGGGATCCCCAGCTCCGCGGCGACCTCCGCGGCGATCGGCACGGTGAACTCCACCCCGGCGACGACCGCGTGGACCGGTTCGCGGCGGTGGATCTCCCTGGCTGCTTCCCGGATCTCCGCGGGCGAGAGCGTGCCGACCGGGCACACCTCGTCGATGAACTCCCGGATGTGGTCGCCGAGCCGGTAGAAGCCCTGGTTGTTGGTGATCACCGTGGTGCGGATGCCCATGCGGCGCCCGGCTTCGGGGTACAGTTGCCCGGCCGAGGCCGGCATGAGGATCAGTACGTGCATTGAGTTGTCCAAGTCTTCTGCTCTGGGGAACCTGAGCCGATCGTACTGATCATCTGGCCGGAAACATGACCGGAACGTGAAAAGATTTTAACTGATCGGCAGTGTCGCGCGGTCGCTTCGTCACGGTGCGTGAGCAGTTGGCAGGCAACCCTGCCCCATGGTCACCCGTCCTGACATCGAAGCGATCGGGAGGGGGCTGGTGCCGGAGTTCAGCGGATGGGTGGCGGAATTCGAGGAGGCCGCGCGGGCGCGCCGCGCCGATGGTGATCCGGACTGGGCACGCGGCGCCCGGCTCGGTCCCGCCGTGGTGCGCAGCCTGCAACGGTTCCAGGTCGGCGAATCCGGCGACGGCGCGAACCTCGTCCGGGCCGCGGAACGGACCGGTGATCCCGCCTACGCGGCGGCGGTGCGGTTGTTCGTCGCCGAGGAGCAGAACCACGCACGGCTGCTCGCGTGCCTGCTGGAGGCCGCCGGGGCGCCGACGATCCCGCGTCGCTGGAGCGACACGGTGTCGCGGTGCGCACGAGCCACCGCGCCGGGCGGGGCATCGCGCGGACGTCGGCGCTCAGTCGGTGCCCTGGAAGGGCGCGTGCCGGTCCTCGTCGGCGAGCGCGCGGGCGGCGACGTCGCGGGTGAGGGCGTCGCCGGAACCGTCGCGCAGGACCCGGTACCACGGCGCCGCGCTGCGCGCACTCGGCCTCCGGCGGCGTGCCTTCGTGGCCGGGCAGGCGCGCCTGTTCGGCGGTTTCCTCGCCGGGTTACCGCACGCCGACCGCCCACCACGCCGCTGGGAGAAGACGTGAAGTCCGGCCAGGCCCATCCGGCTCCGTCAGCTGACTCCGGCCGCGGCTCCGGAGGCGTCAGGCGGGTTCGTGCACGGCCGGGAAGCTCACTCCCGTCAGGTCCTCCGAAATGGTCCACATCCGGCGGGCCTCCTCCGCGCTGCGCAGCCGTGAATAGATCTTCTGCTCGGCAGGCGGGCCGGAGAGGTGCCGGAAACCGTTGGGCCCGTAGAGGCACCCGCCTTCGGCGTTGGGTGAGGTGGCGGCGTACAGCGCGGGCAGCAGGGCCGACTCGACCTTTCCGAACAGGATGCCGCGGGCGGCCAGTGCACGGATGATCCGGCCCAGCGGGGTGGCGCGCCCGCGGCCGACTTCCGGTCGTGCGGCGAGCAGGTTCGTCGGCGACACGCCGGGGTGCGAGAGGTTGCTGGTGATGCCCCAGCCGCCGGCCTGGCTGCGCCGCTGGAGTTCGAGCCCGAACAGGCCGAACGCGATCTTGGACTGGCTGTACGCGCCGTTGCCGTTGTACCGGCGTTCCCACTGGAGGTCGTCCCAGTTGATGGAGCGCTGGTTGGCGGCGATGCTGACCTGCGAGGTGACCCGCGCGTTGCCGGCGCGCAGCAGCGGCAGCAGCCGGGCCACCAGGGCGAAATGCCCGAGGTGGTTGGTGCCGAACTGCAGCTCGAACCCGTCGGCGGTGGTCTGCCGGTCGGGCGGGGTCATCACCCCGGCGTTGTTGATCAGGATGTGGACCGGCCGTCCGTCCCGGTTCAGCTCATCCGCCACCGCGGCGACAGAGTCCAAAGAGGACAAGTCCAGGTTCCGCAGGGACAGCACGGCATCGGGGTGCTGACGGCGGATCTTCGCGATCGCGGCCTCGCCCTTGCGCGGGTTGCGGACCGGCATGACGACCTCGGCGCCCGCCGCGGCGAGCCGGGTGGTCAGGCCGAGGCCGACGCCGTCACTGGCTCCGGTGACCACCGCGAGCTTGCCGGACAGGTCGGGCACCTCGATGTCCGGTGTGGACTTCGGCATGGGTTTTTTCCTTTCAGAGTTCGAGACCGGGCCGGGTCGCGTGTTCGTAGGTCTGGTGCTCACCGGTTTCCCCGGTCAGCTCCCGCGTGGCCTCGATGTGGGTCAGCTGTGCCCTCCGCCGGGCGGCGGGATCGCGGCGCATCCGGGCGTGCCGGGTCCGGACGGCCTGGAAGGCGGGGGAGAGCAGGGCGTTCGCGACGGCGCTGCGGGGCAGTCCGAGTTCGTCCATCGCGGCGTCGCCGTGGAACCGGCGGGCGAGCGCGTGCAGGGCCTGCCGAGCCAGGCCGTGCGGGACGTGCGTCATTTCGTTCAGCGTTCCCGCGATGGCCTCCAGCGTCGCCGCGGCGAGCCGCGCCGTCTCGGGGATGGCCGGCCCGGTGACCGCCTGGAGGAGATCGTCGACCCGCTGGGCGTCGTCGTGACCGGCGATGCCTTCGATGAGCCGCGGGTCCACTCCGAGCAGGTGCCCGACGTACCACCAGTACCGGTAGAGCGACGTGAGTTCCGCGGGGGTGAGCGGGAACCCCATGACCTCTTCGGCGCGGTAGCTGACCAGGGTGAAGTCCATCCAGGTGCGGACGAGATCGACCTGGTTGATCGGCGCGCCGTAGGCATTCTCGTCGTAGCCGCGGGTGCGCGCGAGTCTGCGCATGTGCGCGTGCATCATCCGTACCTGCAGTGTGGCGACATATCCACTGCGGCCGGGACGCAGCGAGCCGGGAAGCATCGCGGTGTTCACCCAGCGCCCGGTCTCCCGCAGGCGCCGCGGGACCGCGTCCACCAAGCGGCCGGTCATCGCGAGGACGGTCGCGATCGACGGCGACTGGTAGGTGCGCACCAGCGCCGCGGCGGCCAGGCTGATGATGTGCACCGGCGCGGGAGCGTTGAAGAAGGGGAGCGAGCCTTCGTCCAGCAGCGCGTCGTCGACGTAGGCGGGTGCGGCTTCGGTCTGTTCGAGCAATGCGGCGACGCCGGGCGGAGCGTTGTCGACGCCGGCGAGCCCGTGCTCGATGCCGTCGTGCAGCTTCGCGCGCACGTCACGGCCACCGGCGTGGATCTCTTCGACGACCGCGTCCGCGAGGGGGTCTCCCGTGGTGAGCGCCCAGCCCACGAGAGCGGCGCGACCATCGCCGAACTGCGCGACGATGCCTGGTTTCGAGTTGCGGGCGGCCGGCCATTCCGGCGGTTTCGCGCCGAGGGTTGCCCTCGCCATGACAGCTCCATCCGAAGGTTTGCTGACAACCGTCAGATTAGCGGTATTCTGACGGGTGTCAAGTTTTGTCCCCCGACCGTGGGGCCCGGTTCGAGTCGTGGGGAGAATGCACGCATGGCGACAGAGGAGCCGGTGACCGCGCGAAGGCCGGGGCGCCCCGGGGCCGGCGCGCCCCCGGTGCCCGGCGAGGCCGAGATCCTGCGGCGGGGGATGGAGGCATTCGCCGAGCTCGGCTACGACCGGACCTCGGCGAGAGAGCTGGCGAGGCGCCTCGGCGTCAGCCACAACTTCATCAACGACCGCTACGGGTCGAAGGCCGGGTTCTGGCGCGCCGTGGTCGATTCACTGCTCGAAGCCGACCAGCGGGAACGCGAGCGCCTGCTCGGCACCGGCGCCGACGACGCCGAGCGGGTCCGCGCCGTGATCACCCACTTCTACCAGTCCGCCGTCGAGGCGCCGCTGCTCGCCCGCCTGCTGGCCGACGAGTTCGGGCAAGAGTCGGAGCGCCTGGACTACCTGTACGAGAAGTACGTGACGCCGACGCTGGGCCCGCTGGTCCCGGCCGTCGAGCGCCTCATGGCGGCGGGCCGGATGCCTGCGGTGCCGATGGACGTCCTCTTCTTCGCCGTGATCAGCCCCGTCGCGGGCCTGGTGCAGCTACCGCTGGCGCACCGGCTCGGCCGGGCCCGGCCGGTCACGAGGGAAAGCCAGGCGCGCACCGCGCACGAACTCGCTAGCCTCGTCACGGACGGCCTGCTCGGCCGGCGCCCGTGACAACCGCGGCGAGGGCGAGACCACCGACGGCGAGCACGCAACTGGTGACGAACGGGTCGGTCCACGCGGCGCCGGCCCCGAAGCCGATGCCGGTGTAGAGCGCGATGCCGGTGGCGCCGCCGAGCTGGTCGGCGGCTCGCTGCACCCCGGAGGCGGTTCCGGCGTCCTCGTCGGACACGTCGTGCACCGCGGCGTACTGGAGGCCCACGAGTCCGAAGCCCATCCCGGTGGCGATCAGGATCATCGCGAGGATCGCGAACCCGGTGCCGCCGTCCCCGGCGGCGACGGCGATCGCGGCCATGCCGAGTGCGGTGAGCGCGATGCCGGTGAGCGAGCACGCCCGGAATCCCCACCGTCCCAGCAGGCGCGGGACCAGCGTCGCCGCGAGGACGAGGGTCACGGCCAGCGGCAGGAGCGCCACCCCGGTCTCCAGCGGATCGTGGCCGGCGCGCTGCTGGAGGTGGAAGGTGAGCAGGAGGAACGACGTCGACAATGCCGCGCTGAGCAGGGCGGTGGCGACGTTCGCCGTCACCCGGATGCGGTTGCGGAAGAAGGCGGGCGGGATCAGCGGATGCGCCGCCCGGCGCTCCACGAGGACGAACGCCACGGCGGCCAGGAGCGCGGCGGCGAGCGCGATCACCTGCCACGGGCCGCGCGCGCCGCTGACCCCGGTGACGAACAGCAGCGGGGCCGCGGTCAGCAGCACCGAACCGGACAGGTCGAGCGGTTCCCGCCGCTGCGGCCGGTCGCGGGGCAGGAAGGCCGGGACGCCACCGAGGACGACCACGACGAACGGGACGGTGACCAGGAAGGCCGACCGCCAGCCCAGCAGTTCGGTCAGCACGCCGGAGAGCACGAAGCCCAGCACGAGCCCGCTGCTCGCGACGGCGGCCCAGATGCTCAGTGCCCTCGCGCGGCGCGGCCCCTCGGGGAACAGCAGCACGATCGCGGCCATGGCGGCAGGCAACGCGAGCGCCTCACCCGCGCCCTGCAACAGCCGCGCCACCACCAGGACGCCGAACGAGGGCGCCAGCCCGGCCAGCAGCGAGGCGGCCCCGAAGAGCGAGGTCCCGGCCAGCAGCGCGCGACGGCGGCCCAGCACGTCACCGAGCCGCCCGCCCAGCATGAGCAGGCCACCGCCGGTGACGCTGTAGGCGACGACCACCCAGGTCAGTTCCGGGGGCGCGACCCCGAAATCGGCGCCGATCGAGGGCAGGGCCACGTTG containing:
- a CDS encoding MFS transporter; this encodes MNGHADTALRSWWVLGALSLLQFLIAVDVTVVNVALPSIGADFGVAPPELTWVVVAYSVTGGGLLMLGGRLGDVLGRRRALLAGTSLFGAASLLAGLAPSFGVLVVARLLQGAGEALALPAAMAAIVLLFPEGPRRARALSIWAAVASSGLVLGFVLSGVLTELLGWRSAFLVTVPFVVVVLGGVPAFLPRDRPQRREPLDLSGSVLLTAAPLLFVTGVSGARGPWQVIALAAALLAAVAFVLVERRAAHPLIPPAFFRNRIRVTANVATALLSAALSTSFLLLTFHLQQRAGHDPLETGVALLPLAVTLVLAATLVPRLLGRWGFRACSLTGIALTALGMAAIAVAAGDGGTGFAILAMILIATGMGFGLVGLQYAAVHDVSDEDAGTASGVQRAADQLGGATGIALYTGIGFGAGAAWTDPFVTSCVLAVGGLALAAVVTGAGRAGRP
- a CDS encoding MFS transporter, encoding MSADPALTAPVAAPGADSPRTLYVSVVARAANRLATETLTFAIPLLIYSATQSLAWSGLTLALEWLPRLAGIPAAGPLVDRYGARRCLVIAEIARVMLLLGALAGVLLVPAAWLVLVLLALAIGAFGQASYIAVEKLGVQINGSKPIAWTQSVQAGIDQTAMVAGPFVAGVLVVWGPVWTLAAMLVLVLISMVLCRRLPEQESGPRSRRSAWEELTAGVRGVRRNPALVHIVLSTAAFNLLAGLILGMTPAYVEDRFGLTASSSSIVRTAGAAASLAVILVMTRLAARLDIVRVGLVSGLLACAGAVAAGLSPGFAPFLVWTCVFLGAEGAFACFLRIARARVIPVAEFGVTVSAVVLLVQVPYPIAGVLLAATPLGNVPLLMAACVLACVAVTLFSFSRLRRLPS
- a CDS encoding ATP-grasp domain-containing protein, which produces MHVLILMPASAGQLYPEAGRRMGIRTTVITNNQGFYRLGDHIREFIDEVCPVGTLSPAEIREAAREIHRREPVHAVVAGVEFTVPIAAEVAAELGIPGIDPADALVVREKSEMRARLHEAGVRAPAFVVASSSREAADAGEVVGFPCVIKPVGMLGTIGVRRADGRDDLVAGYADIIGETVPMGDRLPGATVVVEQYLRGKEFSAEGYVERGRATVLAITEKWLGREPHFQQQGHIVRPAAQVPGHEDVTAYLDQVTRALGLTTGPFHAEYRLTAEGPTLVEIAGRMGGDQIAAMVETVTGLSLAQAAIATAAGVEVPAPGTPTASAAGIHYVIDPARFGATYRALEGWDEALALPGVRRGGIDIPAGQPIPDRPDMRSRIAHVMFEAGSYDEAVALRRKLEETIRVVG
- a CDS encoding SCO family protein yields the protein MSSSRARVGGHFDLTDHLGARVTPGTYRGRFMLVFFGFTHCGQICPAVLGRNSRALELLGPDADEIQPLYITVDPDRDSPEVLAAYLRDRHPRYTGLTGTTAEIEAAERAYHVFARRADELDDYRVPHTSFTFLMDPGGDYVSHYAETRTADELAGALAREIDRYRGGGVRTATAADGRS
- a CDS encoding oxygenase MpaB family protein translates to MARATLGAKPPEWPAARNSKPGIVAQFGDGRAALVGWALTTGDPLADAVVEEIHAGGRDVRAKLHDGIEHGLAGVDNAPPGVAALLEQTEAAPAYVDDALLDEGSLPFFNAPAPVHIISLAAAALVRTYQSPSIATVLAMTGRLVDAVPRRLRETGRWVNTAMLPGSLRPGRSGYVATLQVRMMHAHMRRLARTRGYDENAYGAPINQVDLVRTWMDFTLVSYRAEEVMGFPLTPAELTSLYRYWWYVGHLLGVDPRLIEGIAGHDDAQRVDDLLQAVTGPAIPETARLAAATLEAIAGTLNEMTHVPHGLARQALHALARRFHGDAAMDELGLPRSAVANALLSPAFQAVRTRHARMRRDPAARRRAQLTHIEATRELTGETGEHQTYEHATRPGLEL
- a CDS encoding TetR/AcrR family transcriptional regulator, which codes for MATEEPVTARRPGRPGAGAPPVPGEAEILRRGMEAFAELGYDRTSARELARRLGVSHNFINDRYGSKAGFWRAVVDSLLEADQRERERLLGTGADDAERVRAVITHFYQSAVEAPLLARLLADEFGQESERLDYLYEKYVTPTLGPLVPAVERLMAAGRMPAVPMDVLFFAVISPVAGLVQLPLAHRLGRARPVTRESQARTAHELASLVTDGLLGRRP
- a CDS encoding SDR family oxidoreductase, which gives rise to MPKSTPDIEVPDLSGKLAVVTGASDGVGLGLTTRLAAAGAEVVMPVRNPRKGEAAIAKIRRQHPDAVLSLRNLDLSSLDSVAAVADELNRDGRPVHILINNAGVMTPPDRQTTADGFELQFGTNHLGHFALVARLLPLLRAGNARVTSQVSIAANQRSINWDDLQWERRYNGNGAYSQSKIAFGLFGLELQRRSQAGGWGITSNLSHPGVSPTNLLAARPEVGRGRATPLGRIIRALAARGILFGKVESALLPALYAATSPNAEGGCLYGPNGFRHLSGPPAEQKIYSRLRSAEEARRMWTISEDLTGVSFPAVHEPA